From the Juglans microcarpa x Juglans regia isolate MS1-56 chromosome 3D, Jm3101_v1.0, whole genome shotgun sequence genome, the window TCTTTCTATATCTCTTTGCTTTCTTTGTAATTCTTCGCAACTGGGGTCCAAAGCATCGACCGGACGCTTCAAGCTGTCTCCTCTCTCTTAGCCATGGCACTCCTGCTGTTATCATGGCCATCCACGCACTAAGAAACGCCCCGACGCCGCGTAGTTTTGCTTCTCCGAACGCTGCTTTCCAAAACACTGTCTTGGAATTCAGCATAGCTTACTTCTTGATGGACCTCATCCACTACCTAGTATTCTTCCCCAACGACATCTTATTCATCAGTCACCATTTAGCCACGCTGTACGTGTTTGTGACCTGTCGTTTTGTGGTTCTTCACGGGGCCTTGGCTATTATTGTGCTTCTTGTTCTGGCTGAGGTTACCAGTGCTTGTCAGAACGTGTGGAGCATTGCTAGGTTGAAAAAAGCTGATGTTCCTGCGGCTGCAAAATTGTACGAATTTCTGTCTCCTCCTTTCTATGTTTTCTATTCTGTTGTTAGAGGGATTTTGGGGACGGTGGTGGTGTATAAGATGGGGGCTTTTTACGCAAGTGGGGCAGCTGATAATGCTATTCCGAAGTGGGCATGGATTTCCTGGATGGTTGTGATTGTTTCTGCAATCTTGATTAGCTTATTATGGattttgaataaatggatatattggtataaagaaaaaagtctccaagcaaagaagaaagtctggtaaataaaatttgtaggtttttttctgttcttttcttttcttttcttttttagctGGATGGAAATTGGGAATCATGGGGTTCAACAGCTCTACAGTCAAGTCAGAATTGGAAGTGAGATTATGGATCCCTACAATGTTCATAATGAAGGTCTGTAATTAAAGGATTTGTAACTTTTTAGTTCAATTTATGGGTGATATAGTGGTGGGAAAGGTACAACATTTATCTGTATATGATCATGTACAATCGGCATTTGTGATGTTTGTTGCAATGAAGAAGATATCCCAAAGCCTATTTGCTTAGAAGTAGAGAATGAATTGTTTTCATGTTTGGGTGTGACTATTTAGTATTAATCTGAACACAGAATTGGCTAATCTCgttgattttgattttacttTAGGTTAGACTCTCTCTTTAAAGCTATTCTTCTCCAACTTTCTGGCCTATCCTTCTGAATTGGAGTGACCTTGCGCTAGCTAATATGGTCGGTCGACCTAGGGCATTGAGCCTTTTTAACCCAATGATTAGTGAAATAAATCAACTCTAGTGCCCTTTTAGATCCGAAGCAACCATGCCGACCCTGATATACATATACTCATGCGATCACTGGTTGTTCCAGTGATCTCCTC encodes:
- the LOC121254441 gene encoding TLC domain-containing protein At5g14285-like, producing METLLNLFSPTFPTFFLMFVFLYLFAFFVILRNWGPKHRPDASSCLLSLSHGTPAVIMAIHALRNAPTPRSFASPNAAFQNTVLEFSIAYFLMDLIHYLVFFPNDILFISHHLATLYVFVTCRFVVLHGALAIIVLLVLAEVTSACQNVWSIARLKKADVPAAAKLYEFLSPPFYVFYSVVRGILGTVVVYKMGAFYASGAADNAIPKWAWISWMVVIVSAILISLLWILNKWIYWYKEKSLQAKKKVW